In Acanthopagrus latus isolate v.2019 chromosome 17, fAcaLat1.1, whole genome shotgun sequence, the following are encoded in one genomic region:
- the utp11 gene encoding probable U3 small nucleolar RNA-associated protein 11: MSSFRKALKSKQRNHHERSQPVFRKHLGLLEKKKDYKLRADDYHKKQNTLAALRKKALEKNPDEFYFKMISSKLEDGVHVPKKGDQEVEMTEEQKKVMRTQDIKYVEMKRVAEAKKIERLKGELHLLDADSKQKNKHTFFVDSKKEVHSFDLARHLKTAPELVDRVYNRPTLETLETKTIQGTVEPRSLMKMAKQRKHQYKILSQRIDREKKMFVISQKIQTRKDLQDKNKKVKVKKETPNAAAIYKFEPKRKR; the protein is encoded by the exons TTCGTTCAGGAAAGCGTTGAAATCCAAACAGAGAAACCACCATGAAAGATCTCAG CCTGTTTTCAGGAAACATTTGGGAttgctggagaagaagaaagactaCAAACTTCGTGCAGA tgactaccacaagaaacaaaacactctCGCTGCCCTGCGAAAGAAAGCTCTGGAGAAGAACCCAGAtgagttttactttaaaatgatcagCTCTAAGCTGGAG GATGGAGTTCACGTACCAAAAAAAGGGGACCAGGAGGTGGAgatgacagaggagcagaagaaagtGATGAGGACGCAGGACATCAAATATGTGGAGATGAAAAGAGTTGCAGAGGCTAAG AAAATTGAGAGGCTGAAAGGAGAGCTCCATCTTCTGGAtgcagacagcaaacaaaaaaacaagcatacATTTTTTGTGGACTCCAAGAAAGAAG TGCATTCATTTGACCTGGCAAGGCACCTGAAAACAGCTCCTGAGCTGGTGGACCGAGTGTACAACAGGCCAACTCTGGAAACTCTGGAGACAAAGACCATCCAGGGAACTGTAGAGCCTCGCAGTTTGATG AAAATGGCCAAGCAGCGGAAACACCAGTATAAGATCCTCTCCCAGAGGAtcgacagagaaaagaaaatgtttgtaatcAGCCAGAAGATTCAGACCCGCAAAGACCTACAG GATAAGAACAAGAAAGTTAAGGTAAAAAAGGAGACACCCAACGCTGCAGCCATCTACAAGTTTGAGCCCAAAAGGAAAcgctga